A window of the Microvirga terrae genome harbors these coding sequences:
- a CDS encoding DUF2948 family protein, giving the protein MDLLRLVAFDPEDLAVISAHLQDSLLRVGDIAYLPRERRFAIQTRRYDWEAATPQRRLTCMHFENVTGVRVRGIDQTNKDAVLNLLAIAFEETSAPSGTATLIFAEGGAIQVDLECIEMQMKDTGPVWAAESRPSHEEPVQSAGRL; this is encoded by the coding sequence ATGGACCTCCTGAGACTTGTCGCTTTCGATCCGGAAGATCTTGCCGTCATCTCCGCCCACCTGCAGGATTCGCTGCTGCGGGTGGGAGACATCGCCTATCTGCCCCGGGAGCGGCGCTTCGCCATCCAGACGCGTCGCTATGACTGGGAGGCGGCGACCCCCCAGCGCCGGCTGACCTGCATGCATTTTGAGAATGTCACGGGCGTACGGGTCCGCGGCATCGACCAGACCAACAAGGATGCGGTTCTCAACCTTCTCGCCATCGCGTTCGAGGAGACCAGCGCCCCGTCGGGCACTGCCACCTTGATCTTTGCGGAAGGTGGAGCCATCCAGGTGGACCTGGAGTGTATCGAAATGCAGATGAAGGATACCGGCCCCGTCTGGGCCGCGGAAAGCCGCCCTTCGCACGAAGAGCCGGTCCAATCGGCGGGGCGCTTGTAA
- the murA gene encoding UDP-N-acetylglucosamine 1-carboxyvinyltransferase has protein sequence MDRIRIRGGAPLNGLIPISGAKNAALPLMIASLLTEENLELGNVPRLADISSLLRIMSNFGVDHSIAGRRPGQSSETGQTIRLTAKNVIDTTAPYELVSTMRASFWVIAPLVARFGHAKVSMPGGCAIGTRPVDLLIMALAKLGAAIEIEAGYVVATAPKGLIGSEIDFPKVTVGGTHVALMAATLAQGTTVIRNAAREPEVVDLAECLIKMGARIQGAGTSEIIVEGVTSLGGASHDVMPDRIETGTYAMAVAMTGGDLILDNTRSEYLQAALDVLGQAGAEVSPTHGGIRIRRNGNGIQPVDVTTDPFPGFPTDLQAQFMALMTRANGTSRIRETIFENRFMHVQELARLGAQIRLDGDSAYVDGVAGLKGAPVMATDLRASVSLVIAGLVAEGETTINRVYHLDRGFEALEAKLARCGAQIERLRG, from the coding sequence ATGGATCGCATTCGCATCCGGGGCGGCGCGCCTCTCAACGGCTTGATTCCGATTTCAGGTGCCAAGAATGCGGCCCTGCCACTGATGATCGCCAGCCTGCTGACGGAGGAAAACCTGGAACTCGGCAATGTGCCCCGGCTCGCCGACATTTCCTCCCTCCTGCGGATCATGAGCAATTTCGGCGTCGACCATTCGATCGCCGGCCGCCGGCCGGGCCAGTCCTCGGAAACGGGCCAGACCATCCGCCTGACCGCCAAGAACGTCATCGACACGACCGCTCCCTACGAACTGGTTTCGACCATGCGGGCGAGCTTCTGGGTCATCGCCCCCCTGGTGGCCCGGTTCGGCCATGCCAAGGTGTCCATGCCCGGCGGCTGCGCCATCGGGACCCGGCCGGTCGATCTGCTCATCATGGCCCTCGCCAAGCTTGGCGCGGCCATCGAGATCGAGGCCGGTTATGTGGTGGCGACAGCCCCAAAGGGGCTTATCGGTTCCGAGATCGACTTCCCAAAGGTGACGGTCGGCGGAACCCATGTGGCCCTGATGGCGGCGACACTTGCTCAGGGCACCACCGTGATCCGCAATGCGGCCCGCGAGCCGGAAGTGGTGGATCTGGCGGAATGCCTGATCAAGATGGGGGCCAGAATCCAGGGGGCCGGCACTTCGGAGATTATCGTGGAAGGCGTGACCAGCCTCGGCGGCGCTTCCCATGACGTCATGCCGGACCGGATCGAGACCGGAACCTACGCCATGGCCGTGGCCATGACGGGCGGCGACCTCATCCTGGACAACACTCGGTCCGAGTACCTTCAGGCCGCCCTCGACGTGCTGGGGCAGGCGGGTGCCGAGGTGTCCCCGACCCATGGCGGCATCCGTATCCGGCGCAACGGAAATGGGATTCAGCCGGTAGATGTTACCACAGATCCCTTCCCAGGTTTCCCAACCGATCTGCAGGCCCAGTTCATGGCCCTCATGACCCGGGCGAACGGGACGTCCCGCATCCGCGAGACGATCTTCGAGAACCGCTTCATGCACGTGCAGGAGCTCGCCCGCCTGGGCGCCCAGATCCGCCTGGACGGGGACAGCGCCTATGTGGACGGCGTCGCCGGCCTCAAGGGGGCGCCGGTCATGGCGACGGATCTGCGTGCCTCCGTGTCCCTGGTCATCGCAGGGCTCGTGGCCGAAGGCGAGACCACAATCAACCGGGTCTATCACCTGGACCGGGGCTTCGAGGCGCTTGAGGCCAAGCTCGCCCGTTGCGGCGCTCAGATCGAGCGCCTGAGAGGATAG
- the hemA gene encoding 5-aminolevulinate synthase — protein sequence MDYQNFFTSALDRLQAERRYRVFADIERLAGRYPQAIWHSPEGPRPITVWCSNDYLGMGQNRDVTRAMVEAAWRLGTGAGGTRNISGNSNPIVALEAELADLHGKEAALVFTSGYVSNQTGISTLAKLIPNCLILSDALNHNSMIEGVRQSGCDKAIFRHNDLEHLEELLQAAGDRPKLIVFESVYSMDGDISPIHAICDLAERYGAMTYIDEVHAVGMYGPRGAGIAEREGAMHRIDVIEGTLGKAFGVMGGYLTGTRAVMDAIRSFAPGFIFTTALPPAVAAAATASIRHLKESSAERQQQQRQVARTKAVLAGAGLPVLDTVTHIVPVMVGDAEACKAASDRLLEKHGIYIQPINYPTVPRGTERLRITPGPFHSNAHIDALAAALVEVWTALRLPLEPKVQAAE from the coding sequence ATGGATTACCAAAACTTCTTCACGTCAGCCCTCGACCGCCTCCAGGCCGAGCGGCGTTACCGCGTTTTTGCCGATATCGAGCGACTGGCCGGTCGTTATCCCCAGGCTATCTGGCACTCTCCCGAAGGACCGCGCCCGATCACCGTCTGGTGCTCCAATGACTATCTCGGCATGGGCCAGAACCGGGATGTGACCCGGGCCATGGTGGAAGCCGCCTGGCGGCTGGGCACCGGGGCCGGTGGCACCCGCAACATCTCCGGCAACAGCAATCCCATCGTGGCGCTCGAGGCCGAGCTCGCCGACCTGCACGGCAAGGAGGCGGCCCTTGTCTTCACATCGGGCTATGTGTCGAACCAGACCGGCATTTCGACTCTGGCCAAGCTGATCCCCAACTGCCTGATCCTGTCGGACGCGCTCAACCACAATTCGATGATCGAGGGCGTGCGCCAGTCCGGCTGCGACAAGGCTATTTTCCGCCATAACGACCTCGAGCATCTGGAGGAACTCCTTCAGGCTGCCGGGGACCGGCCCAAGCTGATCGTGTTCGAGAGCGTCTATTCCATGGATGGGGATATCTCTCCGATCCACGCCATCTGTGACCTGGCTGAGCGCTACGGCGCCATGACCTATATCGACGAGGTCCATGCCGTCGGCATGTATGGCCCCCGCGGGGCCGGCATCGCCGAGCGCGAGGGCGCCATGCACCGGATCGATGTGATCGAAGGCACCTTGGGCAAGGCTTTCGGGGTCATGGGCGGGTATCTCACCGGCACCCGGGCTGTCATGGACGCCATCCGCAGCTTCGCTCCGGGTTTCATCTTCACCACCGCCCTGCCGCCCGCTGTCGCCGCCGCGGCCACCGCGTCGATCCGGCACCTGAAGGAATCCTCCGCTGAGCGCCAGCAGCAGCAGCGCCAAGTCGCTCGGACCAAGGCGGTTCTGGCCGGGGCCGGCCTGCCGGTCCTCGACACGGTCACGCATATCGTTCCGGTAATGGTGGGTGACGCGGAGGCCTGCAAGGCGGCCTCGGACCGCCTGCTGGAGAAGCACGGGATCTACATCCAGCCCATCAACTACCCCACCGTCCCCCGCGGCACGGAGCGCCTGCGCATCACTCCGGGGCCATTCCACTCGAACGCCCATATTGATGCCCTGGCGGCCGCCCTGGTGGAAGTCTGGACGGCGCTCAGGCTTCCTCTGGAGCCCAAAGTCCAGGCGGCCGAATAA
- a CDS encoding sigma-70 family RNA polymerase sigma factor, with product MNDVKRMDIIGLLGPLRRYARSLTRDEAQAEDLVQDALVRAYEHKASFRPSGNLRGWLLSIVHNAFIDNRRRRIAELRRWEQAAELAESAAMPDQESRVRLQQVQAAFMSLPDEQRAALHLVAIEGLSYQEAATALKIPVGTLMSRLGRARAALRAFEAGISQPGEPAPKRPDLRIVGGSDV from the coding sequence ATGAACGACGTGAAGCGCATGGACATCATCGGCCTATTGGGTCCTTTACGGCGCTATGCCCGCTCCCTGACGCGCGACGAGGCGCAGGCGGAGGACTTGGTGCAGGATGCACTCGTGCGGGCCTACGAGCACAAGGCATCGTTCCGTCCCAGCGGCAACCTGCGCGGGTGGCTGCTCTCGATCGTCCATAACGCCTTTATCGACAACCGGCGTCGTCGCATCGCGGAGCTTCGACGCTGGGAGCAGGCTGCGGAGCTGGCCGAAAGCGCCGCCATGCCCGACCAGGAGAGCCGCGTCCGGCTTCAGCAGGTTCAGGCGGCCTTCATGAGCCTGCCCGACGAGCAGCGGGCCGCCCTGCATCTGGTGGCCATCGAAGGCTTGTCGTACCAGGAGGCCGCCACGGCCCTCAAGATTCCCGTCGGCACCCTCATGTCCCGACTCGGGCGCGCCCGTGCCGCGCTCCGCGCTTTCGAGGCGGGCATCAGCCAACCCGGAGAGCCCGCGCCCAAGCGCCCCGACCTGCGCATCGTTGGAGGATCTGATGTCTGA
- a CDS encoding anti-sigma factor family protein has product MSDPITETDLLAYVDDQLDPARRIEVEEHLARDPDAAARIMADLKDRDTLRLLQAAPLPRPGEPMLAAATRLERALAWREVGLKLRRIAAVAALIGIGWVAHGQVGLGITDSEASPKPPAFVEDAVHSHATSLLRARMTSQHETTDFDTAEILAVTGIQLPAFPAEWVVRDVQVFPSRYGHSVEVAIDAGSLGRVSLFAAQVPAFDVISPTPARIENAQAVYWQRGLLAYALTGAGSDKAIERAALRLSHTLQ; this is encoded by the coding sequence ATGTCTGATCCGATCACAGAAACGGATCTTCTCGCCTATGTGGATGACCAGCTCGACCCGGCCAGGCGGATTGAGGTCGAGGAGCATCTAGCCCGGGATCCGGACGCGGCCGCGCGTATTATGGCCGATCTGAAGGACAGAGACACGCTCCGCTTGCTCCAGGCGGCTCCCCTGCCCCGTCCCGGGGAGCCTATGTTGGCGGCGGCAACCCGGCTCGAGCGCGCGCTCGCATGGCGGGAGGTCGGTCTGAAGTTGCGTCGCATCGCGGCCGTCGCGGCGCTGATCGGAATCGGCTGGGTCGCTCACGGACAGGTGGGCCTGGGCATCACCGACAGCGAGGCCTCGCCGAAGCCGCCAGCTTTTGTCGAGGATGCCGTCCATTCGCATGCAACCTCGCTCCTGCGGGCCCGCATGACGTCCCAGCACGAAACGACCGATTTCGACACTGCGGAGATCCTTGCGGTAACGGGAATCCAGCTGCCCGCCTTCCCTGCCGAATGGGTGGTACGGGATGTGCAGGTCTTTCCATCGCGGTACGGCCACAGCGTTGAGGTCGCGATCGATGCCGGCTCACTCGGGCGCGTGTCATTGTTCGCCGCCCAGGTGCCCGCGTTCGACGTGATTTCCCCGACCCCTGCCCGGATCGAGAACGCGCAGGCTGTCTATTGGCAGCGAGGCCTGCTCGCTTACGCCCTGACCGGTGCCGGCAGCGACAAGGCCATCGAGCGGGCCGCCCTGCGCCTGTCCCATACGCTTCAGTGA
- a CDS encoding Bax inhibitor-1/YccA family protein: MNTPYTWQTAAARPSGAVFDEGLRQHMLRVYNYMGIGLVVTGLVAFFVASTPALYVPIFQTPLKWVVMLAPLAFIFFFSFRMDRMTAASARTAFFAFSAVMGLSLASVFLVFTGASIARTFFITATMFGATSLYGYTTKRDLSRFGSFLIMGLIGIIIASLVNIFLASSALQFAISIIGVLVFTGLTAYDTQTIKEQYAEGFGHEANSKMAVFGALSLYLNFINLFQLLLSLTGQREE; the protein is encoded by the coding sequence ATGAATACACCTTACACTTGGCAGACGGCCGCGGCGCGTCCGAGCGGCGCCGTCTTCGACGAAGGCCTGCGCCAGCACATGCTGCGGGTCTACAACTACATGGGGATCGGCCTCGTGGTGACGGGACTCGTGGCGTTCTTCGTCGCCTCGACCCCTGCCCTCTACGTGCCGATCTTCCAGACCCCGCTTAAATGGGTGGTGATGCTGGCGCCGCTGGCCTTCATCTTCTTCTTCTCGTTCCGCATGGATCGGATGACCGCGGCCTCCGCACGCACGGCCTTCTTCGCCTTCTCGGCCGTGATGGGACTTTCGCTCGCATCCGTATTCCTGGTGTTCACCGGCGCGAGCATCGCGCGCACCTTCTTCATCACGGCCACCATGTTCGGCGCCACAAGCCTCTATGGCTACACGACCAAGCGCGACCTCTCCCGGTTCGGCTCCTTCCTGATCATGGGCCTGATCGGAATCATCATTGCGTCGCTGGTCAACATCTTCCTCGCATCGAGCGCCTTGCAGTTCGCGATCTCGATCATCGGCGTGCTCGTGTTCACGGGACTGACTGCCTACGATACGCAGACCATCAAGGAACAGTATGCCGAGGGCTTCGGGCACGAGGCAAACAGCAAGATGGCCGTGTTCGGCGCGCTCTCCCTCTATTTGAACTTCATCAACCTGTTCCAGCTCCTCCTCAGCCTCACCGGGCAGCGGGAGGAATAA
- a CDS encoding DUF2076 domain-containing protein, which translates to MDHQDRQAIEQLFGKITQVERQSTPPDAQAAEFIRAQIGQQPNAPYYMAQTIVVQEQALSAAQGRIQQLEHELASRRAGGGGFLAGLFGGQSRPQQQPSYQPYQQPAQGMPPHMAPGMMGGMAPQRGGGGFLAGAAQTAMGVAGGVLIGNMIAGAFSGGEANAADAGQPEPQQASAEDAGDDFGFEEDI; encoded by the coding sequence ATGGACCATCAGGACCGTCAGGCCATCGAGCAGCTATTCGGCAAGATCACACAGGTGGAGCGCCAATCCACCCCCCCGGACGCTCAGGCGGCGGAGTTCATCCGGGCGCAGATCGGCCAGCAGCCGAATGCCCCTTACTACATGGCCCAGACCATCGTGGTGCAGGAGCAGGCGCTGAGCGCTGCCCAAGGCCGCATCCAACAGCTGGAGCATGAACTCGCCAGCCGCCGTGCAGGTGGAGGCGGATTCCTTGCCGGCCTGTTCGGCGGGCAGTCCCGTCCGCAGCAGCAACCCTCGTACCAGCCCTATCAGCAGCCGGCGCAGGGCATGCCGCCTCACATGGCACCCGGCATGATGGGCGGCATGGCACCGCAGCGCGGCGGGGGCGGCTTCCTGGCCGGCGCCGCTCAGACTGCGATGGGTGTCGCCGGCGGCGTTCTCATCGGCAACATGATTGCGGGAGCCTTCTCCGGCGGAGAGGCGAACGCGGCTGACGCCGGACAGCCGGAGCCGCAGCAGGCTTCGGCCGAGGATGCCGGTGACGACTTCGGTTTCGAGGAAGACATCTAA
- a CDS encoding TerC family protein, producing the protein MEVVLGIDNLIFISILTNKLPEHQRSKARRIGIGLALILRLGLLGTIAIIVTLTEPIFTLFGHSFSWRDLILIGGGLFLVWKATKEIHHNVDPTPSEDVFDTAKPTLTFGSAITQILLLDLVFSLDSIITAVGMTDIVMIMVIAVVAAVTVMLLAANPLATFIQNNPTVVMLALGFLLMIGMTLIAEGFGAHVPKGYIYAAMAFSALIEGLNMLSRRTARRKAPSGQSAEQ; encoded by the coding sequence ATGGAGGTGGTGCTCGGCATCGACAACCTGATCTTCATCTCGATCCTCACCAACAAGCTGCCCGAGCATCAGCGCTCCAAAGCCCGCCGCATCGGCATCGGCCTGGCGCTGATCCTGCGCCTCGGCTTGCTCGGCACCATCGCCATCATCGTCACCTTGACGGAACCGATCTTCACCCTGTTCGGGCACTCCTTCTCATGGCGCGACCTGATCCTGATCGGTGGCGGTCTCTTCCTCGTCTGGAAGGCCACGAAGGAGATCCACCACAATGTGGATCCGACCCCGTCAGAGGATGTATTCGACACGGCGAAGCCAACCCTGACCTTCGGCTCCGCGATCACCCAGATCCTTCTGCTCGATCTCGTCTTCTCACTGGACAGCATCATCACGGCGGTTGGTATGACCGACATCGTCATGATCATGGTGATCGCAGTCGTTGCCGCCGTAACGGTGATGCTACTGGCCGCCAACCCGCTCGCGACATTCATCCAGAACAACCCGACCGTGGTCATGCTGGCGCTCGGCTTCCTGTTGATGATTGGCATGACTCTGATTGCGGAAGGCTTCGGCGCCCACGTGCCCAAAGGCTACATCTACGCCGCAATGGCATTCTCGGCCCTGATCGAAGGCTTGAACATGCTCTCGCGACGCACCGCGCGCCGGAAGGCTCCGTCTGGCCAATCCGCCGAACAATAA
- a CDS encoding 4-aminobutyrate aminotransferase, producing the protein MISHNRFAASALVLFGTLSVSPSSALAQGASAHRSTDVVAGKSHRLGVYGNVQKDCTSGPLPVIKVMTSPKHGELNVRSGTLKAGRIARCPSLAAKAQGVFYKANPNFKGSDQVGYEVRSASGKVESHFVTVVVKEAPASGTTPDTDQDL; encoded by the coding sequence ATGATCAGCCATAATCGCTTCGCCGCGTCCGCCTTGGTCCTATTCGGCACCCTCTCGGTTTCCCCGAGCAGCGCCCTTGCTCAGGGTGCCAGCGCCCATCGAAGCACGGACGTGGTGGCGGGCAAGTCGCATCGGCTGGGCGTCTACGGCAATGTCCAAAAGGACTGCACATCGGGACCGTTGCCGGTGATCAAGGTGATGACCTCGCCAAAGCATGGCGAACTGAATGTGCGCAGTGGCACCCTGAAAGCAGGTCGCATCGCCCGCTGTCCGAGCCTCGCGGCGAAGGCGCAAGGAGTCTTCTACAAGGCAAATCCCAATTTCAAGGGAAGCGATCAGGTGGGCTACGAAGTCCGCTCAGCCAGCGGCAAGGTGGAAAGCCACTTCGTCACTGTTGTGGTGAAAGAAGCACCCGCATCGGGTACTACCCCGGATACGGATCAGGATCTCTGA